From Streptomyces sp. HUAS MG91, the proteins below share one genomic window:
- the acpS gene encoding holo-ACP synthase, with the protein MRVGVDLLSIERFSRVARHPRYRTLVFTESELAEADALSGPRTVERLAGRFCAKEATAKVLGRGLGQGLGWRDIEIVGDRWGAPKVTLRGRARRIADEADIDRVEMSLSHEGDFVVCVAASVPFPDGEVRR; encoded by the coding sequence GTGAGGGTCGGCGTGGACCTGCTGAGCATCGAACGCTTCTCCCGGGTGGCGCGGCACCCGCGCTACCGCACGCTGGTGTTCACCGAGTCCGAACTCGCCGAGGCCGACGCGCTGTCGGGCCCGCGGACCGTCGAGCGGCTCGCCGGACGGTTCTGCGCGAAGGAGGCCACGGCCAAGGTCCTGGGCCGCGGCCTGGGCCAGGGGCTCGGCTGGCGGGACATCGAGATCGTCGGCGACCGCTGGGGCGCGCCGAAGGTGACGCTGCGCGGCCGGGCCCGGCGGATCGCGGACGAGGCGGACATCGACCGGGTGGAGATGTCGCTCTCGCACGAGGGCGATTTCGTCGTCTGCGTGGCGGCCTCGGTTCCTTTTCCGGACGGGGAAGTTCGCCGATAA